One window of the Lytechinus pictus isolate F3 Inbred chromosome 5, Lp3.0, whole genome shotgun sequence genome contains the following:
- the LOC135154161 gene encoding uncharacterized protein LOC135154161: MNLFSIIERTYGRPALKLTRRYERCSKKIARFSNHLTFLVRCIKASVVPKDLRVKPPMNTKGARKVAETAALRFLKERIFLTRCTIDSAKTEYETLKADIKETMQAQHSTDILKVNENIYADVFAKCKKRQQAKFEKLIQPKSKKVTASLANEDKWVVNLSSRQITSTEEQLLKKGLAFAVSPPKLPITEIVAKVETAVKYIDPVSADAARKDVDSILQRARPPKPNTTREMRDALKTLKNDDSITILPADKGSATIILDSTAYEDKMTELLNSGPYKMLKKDPTDRMCRKLTSTLLALKKDKVLDEATYKKIKPTQKQPPRIYGLPKIHKPGIPLRPIVSCIGSFAYNLSKYLADILSPLTNCSEHTVSNSSEFAEFTSEQTVNEQESMISFDVVSLFTNVPIEGACSTALQRIQSDPTLSERTTLMPEQIAELLEFVLRSTYFLYRGSFYEQTEGAAMGSPVSAVVANLYMEGFEQNALLKCPSTCHPRVWKRYVDDTFIIVNRSETDSLLSYMNSQQPSIQFTLETEQGGKLAFLDTLVQRHEGGKLSTSVYRKPTHTDQYIPYDSHHDKSVKKGLVKCLFDRAARIITHPPELPKERAHIQQRLPTPFYQEHFQEKTTTKGSEGFQDLHSLAIHRWPLTTT; encoded by the coding sequence atgaacctatttagtattattgAACGAACATATGGGCGCCCCGCCCTAAAGTTGACTCGAAGATACGAACGATGTAGTAAAAAGATAGCTCGATTTTCCAACCACTTGACCTTTCTTGTGCGTTGCATTAAAGCGTCAGTGGTTCCCAAAGACCTGCGGGTCAAGCCTCCTATGAACACCAAAGGAGCAAGAAAGGTAGCAGAAACGGCCGCCCTCCGTTTTCTGAAAGAACGCATCTTTCTCACTAGATGCACGATTGATTCGGCCAAGACGGAATACGAAACTTTAAAAGCCGATATCAAAGAGACTATGCAAGCCCAACACAGTACAGACATTCTGAAGGTTAATGAAAATATCTACGCAGATGTTTTCGCTAAATGCAAGAAAAGGCAACAGGCTAAATTTGAAAAGTTGATACAACCCAAATCGAAGAAGGTCACCGCCTCATTAGCGAATGAGGATAAATGGGTTGTTAACCTATCCTCGAGACAGATCACCTCCACCGAGGAGCAATTGCTTAAGAAAGGCCTCGCCTTTGCCGTGTCGCCCCCAAAATTGCCCATTACCGAGATTGTAGCTAAGGTTGAAACCGCGGTCAAGTATATTGATCCAGTTTCGGCCGATGCCGCACGAAAAGATGTAGATTCCATTCTACAGAGAGCACGTCCTCCGAAACCGAATACCACAAGAGAGATGCGTGATGCTCTTAAGACACTCAAGAATGATGATAGCATTACAATCCTCCCTGCGGATAAGGGTAGTGCCACAATCATTTTAGATAGTACCGCCTACGAAGACAAAATGACCGAGCTTCTGAACTCTGGTCCGTATAAAATGCTAAAGAAAGACCCCACAGATCGAATGTGTCGCAAACTGACCAGTACGTTACTGGCACTAAAGAAAGACAAAGTTCTAGATGAGGCTACATACAAAAAGATAAAGCCCACACAGAAACAGCCACCTAGAATATACGGGTTGCCCAAAATACACAAACCCGGGATACCCCTCAGACCAATAGTATCATGCATAGGTTCATTTGCCTATAACCTATCAAAGTACCTGGCGGACATCCTGTCCCCTCTCACTAACTGCTCAGAACACACGGTTTCCAACTCCAGTGAATTCGCTGAATTCACATCGGAGCAGACAGTTAACGAACAGGAATCCATGATCTCTTTTGATGTAGTCTCCCTCTTCACTAACGTACCGATAGAGGGCGCATGCAGTACGGCCCTGCAACGCATACAATCCGATCCCACATTATCAGAACGTACCACACTTATGCCCGAACAAATAGCCGAACTCCTGGAGTTCGTCCTCAGGTCCACATATTTTCTGTACAGAGGCTCTTTCTATGAGCAAACAGAAGGAGCAGCAATGGGTAGCCCAGTCTCAGCGGTTGTGGCTAACCTATATATGGAAGGTTTTGAACAGAACGCTTTGCTCAAGTGTCCTTCCACATGCCACCCTCGGGTGTGGAAGAGATACGTCGATGACACTTTCATAATCGTAAATAGATCCGAAACAGACAGCCTACTCTCATACATGAATAGCCAGCAACCGTCCATCCAGTTCACTCTGGAGACTGAGCAAGGAGGGAAATTAGCATTCCTTGACACGCTAGTCCAAAGACACGAGGGCGGGAAACTTTCCACTTCTGTCTACCGCAAACCCACTCATACAGACCAATACATACCATATGATTCTCATCACGACAAATCGGTCAAGAAGGGTCTTGTTAAATGCCTGTTCGACAGAGCAGCACGTATCATAACTCACCCACCTGAACTCCCGAAAGAAAGAGCACACATACAGCAACGGCTACCCACGCCGTTTTATCAagaacactttcaagaaaaaacaaccaccaagggatcagaaggttttcaagacttGCACAGTCTTGCCATACATAGATGGCCTCTCACAACAACTTAA
- the LOC129262245 gene encoding elongation factor 2b-like encodes MLCHFFFFKVNFTIDQIRTIMDKKQNIRNMSVIAHVDHGKSTLTDSLVSKAGIIATAKAGEMRFTDTRKDEQERCITIKSTAISMYYELSEKDMSFITQEKDVNDRGFLINLIDSPGHVDFSSEVTAALRVTDGALVVVDCVSGVCVQTETVLRQAIAERIKPVLFMNKMDRALLELQLEMEDLYQTFQRIVESVNVIVATYADDDGPMGNIQVDPSAGTVGFGSGLHGWAFTLKQFAEIYSSKFKIEPAKLMKRLWGDQYFNPKEKKWNKVGGEGYVRGFCQFILDPIYKMFDAVMNFKKEQTKKLLEKLEIKLSGDDKDLEGKPLIKAIMRKWIPAGETMLQMITIHLPSPQTAQRYRMEMLYEGPHDDVLALGIKNCDPKAPLCMYISKMVPTSDKGRFFAFGRVFSGVISTGLKCRIMGPNFIPGKKEDLFQKSIQRTILMMGRYTEPIEEVPCGNICGLVGVDQYLVKTGTITTFENAHNIKTMKFSVSPVVRVAVEAKDPSQLPKLVEGLKRLAKSDPMVQCLIEESGEHIVAGAGELHLEICLKDLEEDHAGIPLKVSTFSAA; translated from the exons AtgttatgtcatttttttttttttaaggtgaaCTTCACAATAGATCAGATCCGTACCATCATGGACAAAAAACAGAACATTAGGAACATGTCTGTTATTGCTCATGTCGATCATGGCAAGTCTACTCTGACTGACTCTTTGGTGAGCAAGGCCGGAATCATTGCCACTGCAAAGGCTGGTGAGATGCGATTCACCGACACCAGGAAGGATGAACAGGAGCGTTGTATTACCATCAAGTCTAC AGCCATCTCCATGTACTATGAGCTGTCAGAAAAAGACATGTCATTCATCACGCAAGAGAAGGACGTAAATGACCGTGGTTTCTTGATCAATCTCATCGATTCCCCAGGCCACGTTGACTTTTCTTCTGAGGTGACGGCTGCTCTGCGTGTTACAGATGGAGCTTTGGTTGTTGTGGACTGTGTCAGTG GTGTTTGTGTGCAGACAGAGACTGTTCTTAGACAAGCCATCGCTGAGAGAATAAAGCCTGTTTTGTTCATGAACAAGATGGACCGCGCTCTTCTGGAGCTTCAGCTTGAAATGGAAGATCTCTACCAAACCTTCCAGAGAATTGTTGAGAGTGTCAACGTAATTGTTGCCACATACGCTGATGATGATGGACCTATGGGTAACATTCAG GTTGACCCATCGGCAGGAACTGTAGGCTTTGGATCTGGCCTCCATGGATGGGCTTTCACTCTGAAGCAGTTTGCTGAGATCTATTCTTCTAAGTTCAAGATTGAACCAGCCAAGCTTATGAAGAGACTCTGGGGTGACCAGTACTTCAACCcgaaagagaagaaatggaacAAGGTTGGAGGCGAAGGCTATGTACGAGGATTCTGTCAGTTTATCCTGGATCCTATCTACAAG ATGTTTGATGCAGTCATGAACTTCAAGAAAGAGCAGACAAAAAAACTTCTCGAGAAGCTGGAGATTAAACTCTCTGGTGACGATAAAGATTTGGAGGGGAAGCCTCTTATCAAG GCCATCATGCGCAAATGGATACCTGCCGGTGAGACTATGCTTCAGATGATCACCATCCACCTGCCATCACCACAGACTGCTCAGAGATACCGTATGGAGATGCTGTACGAAGGACCTCATGATGATGTATTAGCTCTTG GAATCAAGAACTGTGACCCCAAGGCTCCTCTTTGTATGTACATCTCTAAGATGGTGCCAACCTCTGACAAAGGTCGCTTCTTTGCTTTTGGTCGTGTCTTCTCTGGCGTTATCAGCACAGGCCTGAAATGTCGCATCATGGGGCCAAACTTTATCCCAGGCAAGAAGGAAGACTTGTTCCAAAAGAGCATCCAGAG GACCATTCTTATGATGGGTCGATACACCGAACCCATCGAGGAAGTCCCATGTGGCAACATTTGTGGTCTGGTTGGCGTTGATCAGTATCTTGTGAAGACTGGCACAATCACCACCTTTGAAAATGCCCATAACATCAAG ACCATGAAGTTCTCTGTGAGTCCTGTCGTACGTGTGGCCGTTGAAGCCAAGGATCCATCTCAACTTCCCAAGCTTGTAGAGGGATTGAAGCGTCTCGCCAAGTCTGACCCTATGGTTCAATGTCTTATTGAAGAGTCTGGAGAACACATTGTAGCTGGAGCTGGAGAGCTTCATCTAGAGATCTGTCTCAAGGATCTGGAAGAAGACCATGCTGGTATTCCTCTGAAGGTAAGTACCTTTTCCGCAGCTTAA